Proteins co-encoded in one Sebastes umbrosus isolate fSebUmb1 chromosome 20, fSebUmb1.pri, whole genome shotgun sequence genomic window:
- the zgc:56095 gene encoding ferritin, lower subunit, whose amino-acid sequence MQSAVKQNLHSETEGDINKLINLKLNASYVYLSLGMYFDRDDVALPKFSTFFLERSVNEREQAEKLLEYQNMRGGRILLQTIAKPSREDWRGGLDAMSFSLDYQKSLNTCVLDVHRRAGTNTDPHLCDFLEQHFLIDSHDTIKKLGDYIGSLTRITASETHGAMGEYLFDKHTL is encoded by the exons ATGCAGTCTGCGGTAAAACAAAACCTCCATTCGGAGACTGAAGGAGACATCAACAAACTCATCAACCTGAAGCTCAATGCATCCTACGTCTACCTTTCTCTG GGGATGTATTTTGACAGGGATGACGTTGCCCTGCCAAAATTCTCCACTTTTTTCCTGGAGCGCTCAGTGAATGAGAGGGAACAGGCTGAGAAGCTGCTGGAATATCAGAACATGAGAGGAGGTCGAATTTTGCTTCAGACTATTGCC AAACCTAGTAGAGAGGATTGGAGAGGTGGTCTGGATGCAATGTCCTTTTCCCTGGACTACCAGAAGTCCCTAAACACATGTGTCCTTGATGTGCACCGCAGAGCTGGCACCAACACTGACCCTCAT CTGTGTGACTTCCTCGAGCAGCACTTCCTCATCGACAGCCACGACACCATCAAGAAGCTGGGCGATTACATCGGCAGTCTGACCCGCATCACTGCGTCCGAGACACACGGTGCTATGGGAGAATACCTCTTTGATAAACACACTCTGTAA
- the syt5b gene encoding synaptotagmin Vb: MRLAGVGVRARRAAEPSEPKSEEATEPAHHEHSHSEHHEHPHTEHHPGHDYNHMKEKFMNELGHLPMPVWAVAAIVVVVLVLVACCIFCLFKKCLGKKKKPKKVRERKTGRRKKDKEGEGEAGEKEGEVKKEGEEEEKEQEKLGRLEFSLDYNFTDAQLIVGILQAQDLAAMDMGGTSDPYVKVFLLPDKKKKYETKVIRKNLCPVFNETFIFKIPYAELGGKTLVLQVFDFDRFSKHDIIGEIKIPMNSVDLGQPMQQWRDVESGEKEEQEKLGDVCISLRYVPTAGKLTVNIMEAKNLKKMDVGGLSDPYVKIVLQQNGKRIKKKKTTVKKNTLNPYFNESFSFDVPFEQIQKVQVVITVFDYDKLGSNDPIGKTFMGYGATGVGLRHWSEMLANPRRPVAQWHTLLPEEEVDAAIKAKPR, from the exons ATGAGGCTGGCCGGTGTTGGGGTCCGGGCCCGGAGGGCTGCGGAGCCGTCAGAACCAAAATCAGAGGAAGCAACAGAGCCGGCTCACCATGAGCACTCCCATTCAGAACACCATGAGCACCCGCATACAGAACATCACCCCGGCCACGACTACAACCACATGAAGGAGAAGTTCATGAATGAACTTGGTCATCTGCCAA TGCCCGTGTGGGCGGTCGCAGCCATCGTTGTGGTGGTCCTGGTTTTGGTGGCGTGCTGCATCTTCTGTCTTTTCAAGAAGTGCTTagggaaaaagaagaagccAAAGAAAGTGAGGGAGAGGAAGACGGGTCGTCGCAAAAAGGACAAGGAAGGCGAAGGAGAGGCTGGAGAGAAG GAGGGCGAGGTgaagaaagaaggagaggaagaggagaaagagcagGAAAAATTGGGCAGGCTGGAGTTCTCGTTGGACTACAACTTCACAGATGCTCAG CTTATAGTGGGCATCCTTCAGGCCCAGGACCTCGCTGCTATGGACATGGGGGGGACCTCAGACCCCTACGTCAAAGTCTTTTTGTTGCCagacaaaaagaagaagtaCGAGACCAAAGTTATACGCAAGAATTTATGCCCCGTTTTCAACGAGACTTTCATTTTCAAG ATCCCGTATGCAGAGTTGGGCGGAAAGACTTTGGTGCTGCAAGTTTTTGACTTTGACCGTTTCTCCAAGCATGATATAATCGGCGAGATAAAGATTCCCATGAACAGCGTCGATTTGGGCCAGCCGATGCAACAATGGAGAGACGTGGAGAGTGGTGAAAAGGAGGAG cAAGAAAAACTGGGCGATGTTTGCATTTCTTTGCGGTATGTACCCACTGCTGGAAAACTGACAGTGAACATCATGGAGGCAAAGAATCTGAAGAAAATGGATGTCGGTGGCTTATCAG ACCCGTATGTGAAGATTGTTCTGCAGCAAAATGGGAAACGGATCAAGAAGAAAAAGACTACAGTCAAGAAAAACACGCTCAATCCTTACTTTAATGAGAGTTTCAGCTTTGATGTCCCCTTTGAGCAGATACAG AAAGTGCAGGTCGTCATCACAGTGTTTGACTACGATAAACTTGGGAGCAACGACCCCATTGGAAAGACCTTCATGGGTTACGGAGCTACAGGCGTTGGCCTGCGCCACTGGTCAGAAATGCTTGCCAACCCCAGACGTCCAGTAGCCCAGTGGCACACTCTCCTGCCAGAGGAAGAAGTTGACGCGGCAATCAAAGCAAAACCTCGTTAA